The genomic DNA tgatGTAGTCTTTGAACTCCTCGCAgcccgggataaccatctcctcgacACTCCATTTATTCTtatcagtagggccactctgcctcctccccttccttccttctctctctccttattacagtgtagtcctggggaacaccgtattcattatgattcctgacacttttgtttctgtgagtccgattacatccggGTTCCCTTCTTgcgctctttccctaagttcacttgcctgCTTTGTGATCCCATctgtgttcgagtacattaccttgaaactgTCTCTCTTCATTCCATCCtcagtgtgtgtattcacctcgttgtgcttgcgggggttcagctctgctctttcgtcccgcctatcaactgtcaatctatcaactgttactaactactaattttgttTCACCCCCCCTCTCAGGAAGCAgatcgtaacagctgtctaacgcccaggtatctatttactgctaggtaataggggaatcagggtgaaagaaactctgcccattatttctcgccagcGCCGAAAATCGAACCCCCAGACCACAGTATTACGTTTCCAGcgtgttgtccactcagccaccggccctctcgtgtgtgtgtgtgtgtaggcgaaAAGGTTAAGAGGGAATGGTTGATGGCACTTTCGCATTCAGTTTGTATGTTTATCTTCTCTTTCTCAgcctctatctgtctgtctgtctctctctcattctctctctcattctctctctctctctctctctctcactctctctctctctcattctctctctctctctctctctcattctctctctctctctctctctctctcattctctctctctctctctctctctctctctcattctctctctctctctctctctcattctctctctctctctctctctctctctttcattctctctctttcattctctctctctctctctctctctctctctcattctctctctctctctctctcactctctctctcattctctctctctcattctctctctctctctctctctctctctctctctctctctctctctctctctctctctctctctctctctctctctctctctctctctctctctctctctccctctctctccccctctctctctccccccccctctctctctcccccctctctctctctctctctctctctctctctctctctctctctctctctctctctctctctctctctctctctctctctctctctctctctcattctctcattctctcattctctctctctctctctctctctctctctctctctctctctctctctctctctctctctctctctctctctctctctctctctctccctctctctccccctctctctctcccccccctctctctctcccccccctctctctctctctctctctctctctctctctctctctctctctctctctctctctctctctctctctctctctctctctctctctctctctctctcgcgctctctctctcccccccttctctctctctcttgctcctttattttcttatttaaatGTTTATTTCCTCTTTTAAACTAAGAAAAGGTTCATCTTTAATCAATAGCAGACTCCTCTTGGGTAAAGAATAATACTAATAATGGAAAATGATTGAGTTTACACTACTTGAGGAGACTTTGTATTTCAGTCACTTATGTTGCCAGTCACACAGTCACTTATGTTGCCAGTCACACAGTCACTTATGTTGCCAGTCACACAGTCACTTATGTTGCCAGTCACACAGTCACTTATGTTGCCAGTCACACAGTCACTTATGTTGCCAGTCACACAGTCACTTATGTTGCCAGTCACACAGTCACTTATGTTGCCAGTCACACAGTCACTTATGTTGCCAGTCACACAGTCACTTATGTTGCCAGTCAGTCACTTATGTTGCCAGCCACACAGTCACTTATGTTGCCAGTCACACAGTCACTTATGTTGCCAGTCACACAGTCACTTATGTTGCCAGTCACACAGTCACTTATGTTGCCAGTCACACAGTCACTTATGTTGCCAGTCACACAGTCACTTATGTTGCCAGTCACACAGTCACTTATGTTGCCAGTCACACAGTCACTTATGTTGCCAGTCACACAGTCACTTATGTTGCCAGTCACACAGTCACTTATGTTGCCAGTCACACAGTCACTTATGTTGCCAGTCAGTCACTTATGTTGCCAGTCACACAGTCACTTATGTTGCCAGTCAGTCACTTATGTTGCCAGTCACACAGTCACTTATGTTGCCAGTCACACAGTCACTTATGTTGCCAGTCAGTCACTTATGTTGCCAGTCACACAGTCACTTATGTTGCCAGTCACACAGTCACTTATGTTGCCAGTCACACAGTCACTTATGTTGCCAGTCAGTCACTTATGTTGCCAGTCACACAGTCACTTATGTTGCCAGTCACACAGTCACTTATGTTGCCAGTCACACAGTCACTTATGTTGCCAGTCACACAGTCACTTATGTTGCCAGTCAGTCACTTATGTTGCCAGCCACACAGTCACTTATGTTGCCAGCCACACAGTCACTTATGTTGCCAGTCACACAGTCACTTATGTTGCCAGTCAGTCACTTATGTTGCCAGCCACACAGTCACTTATGTTGCCAGTCACACAGTCACTTATGTTGCCAGTCAGTCACTTATGTTGCCAGCCACACAGTCACTTATGTTGCCAGTCACACAGTCACTTATGTTGCCAGTCAGTCACTTATGTTGCCAGCCACACAGTCACTTATGTTGCTAGCCACACAGTCACTTATGTTGCCAGTCACACAGTCACTTATGTTGCCAGTCAGTCACTTATGTTGCCAGCCACACAGTCACTTATGTTGCCAGCCACACAGTCACTTATGTTGCCAGCCACACAGTCACTTATGTTGCCAGTCACACAGTCACTTATGTTGCCAGTCACACAGTCACTTATGTTGCCAATCACACAGTCACTTATGTTGCCAGTCACACAGTCACTTATGTTGCCAGTCACACAGTCACTTATGTTGCCAGTCACACAGTCACTTATGTTGCCAGTCACACAGTCACTTATGTTGCCAGTCAGTCACTTATGTTGCCAGCCACACAGTCACTTATGTTGCCAGCCACACAGTCACTTATGTTGCCAGTCACACAGTCACTTATGTTGCCAGTCACACAGTCACTTATGTTGCCAGTCACACAGTCACTTATGTTGCCAATCACACAGTCACTTATGTTGCCAGTCACACAGTCACTTATGTTGCCAATCACACAGTCACTTATGTTGCCAGTCACACAGTCACTTATGTTGCCAATCAAACAGTCACTTATGTTGCCAGTCACACAGTCACTTATGTTGCCAATCAAACAGTCACTTATGTTGCCAGTCACACAGTCACTTATGTTGCCAGCCACACAGTCACTTATGTTGCCAGCCACACAGTCACTTATGTTGCCAGCCACACAGTCACTTATGTTGCCAGCCACACAGTCACTTATGTTGCCAGCCACACAGTCACTTATGTTGCCAGTCACACAGTCACTTATGTTGCCAGTCACACAGTCACTTATGTTGCCAGTCACACAGTCACTTATGTTGCCAGCCACACAGTCACTTATGTTGCCAGCCACACAGTCACTTATGTTGCCAGCCACACAGTCACTTATGTTGCCAGCCACACAGTCACTTATGTTGCCAGCCACACAGTCACTTATGTTGCCAGCCACACAGTCACTTATGTTGCCAGTCACACAGTCACTTATGTTGCCAGTCACACAGTCACTTATGTTGCCAGTCACACAGTCACTTATGTTGCCAGTCACACAGTCACTTATGTTGCCAGTCACACAGTCACTTATGTTGCCAGTCACACAGTCACTTATGTTGCCAGTCACACAGTCACTTATGTTGCCAGTCACACAGTCACTTATGTTGCCAGTCACACAGTCACTTATGTTGCCAGTCACACAGTCACTTATGTTGCCAGTCACACAGTCACTTATGTTGCCAGTCACACAGTCACTTATGTTGCCAGTCACACAGTCACTTATGCTGCCAGTCACACAGTCACTTATGCTGCCAGTCACACAGTCACTTATGTTGCCAGTCACACAGTCACTTATGTTGCCAGTCACACAGTCACTTATGTTGCCAGTCACACAGTCACTTATGTTGCCAGTCACACAGTCACTTATGTTGCCAGTCACACAGTCACTTATGTTGCCAGTCACACAGTCACTTATGTTGCCAGTCACACAGTCACTTATGTTGCCAGCCACACAGTCACTTATGTTGCCAGCCACACAGTCACTTATGTTGCCAGCCACACAGTCACTTATGTTGCCAGCCACACAGTCACTTATGTTGCCAGCCACACAGTCACTTATGTTGCCAGCCACACAGTCACTTATGTTGCCAGCCACACAGTCACTTATGTTGCCAGCCACACAGTCACTTATGTTGCCAGCCACACAGTCACTTATGTTGCCAGCCACACAGTCACTTATGTTGCCAGCCACACAGTCACTTATGTTGCCAGTCACACAGTCACTTATGTTGCCAGTCACACAGTCACTTATGTTGCCAGTCACACAGTCACTTATGTTGCCAGTCACACAGTCACTTATGTTGCCAGTCACACAGTCACTTATGTTGCCAGTCACACAGTCACTTATGTTGCCAGTCACACAGTCACTTATGTTGCCAGTCACACAGTCACTTATGTTGCCAGTCACACAGTCACTTATGTTGCCAGTCACACAGTCACTTATGTTGCCAGTCACACAGTCACTTATGTTGCCAGTCACACAGTCACTTATGTTGCCAGTCACACAGTCACTTATGTTGCCAGTCACACAGTCACTTATGTTGCCAGTCACACAGTCACTTATGTTGCCAGTCACACAGTCACTTATGTTGCCAGTCACACAGTCACTTATGTTGCCAGTCAGTCACTTATGTTGCCAGCCACACAGTCACTTATGTTGCCAGCCACACAGTCATTCACAGTCAGAACAATAGTTCCAAAGTTACACTATTACTTAGTCAAGGTTTCATAACGGCACAGTGATTCACCGTCTTACATAGTCGTGCAGAGCCTACGGTGCTCTATATTAAGGTCACTCAGGGATTCGAACGAGTTTTGTGACTAGCAAATAATGTTCCGGAGATgccatcaagagagagagagagagagagagagagagagagagagagagagagagagagagagagagagtgagagtgagacagagaagagagagtgagacagagaagagagagagagacagagaagagagagagagacagagaagagagagtgagacagagaagagagagagacagagaagagagagagacagagaagagagagagtgagatagagaagagagagacagagaagagagagagagacaggagagagagagagacagagaaagatagaCACCACAGAGACGGGGGATACATCCTGACAATCCCTGGGTAAAGACCGGCAAGGATACTCACAGGAAGACACAACTCCACCACTAAATCGGCAAAGATGTGGCAGGGTTCGAACCCACATTGAGAAAAGCCTAACCCCCCTTTACCTCCTCCCATTTTACCCGCAAGATGCCAGTCCCAGATCCAGAGAGACAACTCCCTTGGCCGACTGCCAGAGTGCCACGATCCTGGTGTTGCCAGTCCTATGGCACTTGCAAGCCAGTGTTGAAGAATTAGAATGTCTTTAAGATCTGCCATGCTAGTTTCTGAAGCTGCTTAGCCGCTAGTGTTAGTGGGATATAAGGATATATCTCCATATTAGTGCCGGTATTAATCAGGATGGTTGGAAATGAGGGAATTAGATGCTCTTGTGTACTTCGGTGATTGGTTGTGTAATCATGATTGGGGAATGTAGTTTCCTGACTCCTTGTAAGTCTTCGCTGGTCATTTAACATCAAGTACTGACTgacactctctctctagatggctttctaGATCAAttggttcatctgagtcttttactatgacgaatatgtcgtctacataacggcagtatacaattAGTTTCTGTCTACTACCATCTACCATACGGGAACTCTCGGAACCATCTACCATATACTACTACCATATGGAAACCATCGAAGATAGAGTCTTCAGAAGTAGACAAAAACCAGCtgaatactgccgttatgtagacgacatattcgtaatagtacaaGACTCatatgaactaattgatctagaaagccatctagagagagagtcagtactccgatttatacatgaaaatagtgaaaataacagtctgccattcttggatgtactaataacaaaaacaggaacctctttaagcaccagcgaatatactaagcctaccaacataggattatgcctgaacggtagaagtgagtgcccccaaagatacaaagccagtgttctcaatgcttatattcgtcgagcgcttacccactgctccgaatagagcaatgtgagtagagagtttgaaagaataactcaggtgtTGGTGAAAAATGGATATAGCAACTCGGAAATAAACCNNNNNNNNNNNNNNNNNNNNNNNNNNNNNNNNNNNNNNNNNNNNNNNNNNNNNNNNNNNNNNNNNNNNNNNNNNNNNNNNNNNNNNNNNNNNNNNNNNNNNNNNNNNNNNNNNNNNNNNNNNNNNNNNNNNNNNNNNNNNNNNNNNNNNNNNNNNNNNNNNNNNNNNNNNNNNNNNNNNNNNNNNNNNNNNNNNNNNNNNNNNNNNNNNNNNNNNNNNNNNNNNNNNNNNNNNNNNNNNNNNNNNNNNNNNNNNNNNNNNNNNNNNNNNNNNNNNNNNNNNNNNNNNNNNNNNNNNNNNNNNNNNNNNNNNNNNNNNNNNNNNNNNNNNNNNNNNNNNNNNNNNNNNNNNNNNNNNNNNNNNNNNNNNNNNNNNNNNNNNNNNNNNNNNNNNNNNNNNNNNNNNNNNNNNNNNNNNNNNNNNNNNNNNNNNNNNNNNNNNNNNNNNNNNNNNNNNNNNNNNNNNNNNNNNNNNNNNNNNNNNNNNNNNNNNNNNNNNNNNgagggaggaggaggaggaggaggaggaggtggaggagcaggaggaggaggaggaggaggaggaggaggaggaggaggaagagagcatgATAGGGAAGAATAACAGTGTAGGTAAGATACAACAACTGAGAGGAAcacttgtactcatctatttgtgcttgcgggggttgagctctggctctttggtcccgcctctcaaccgtcaatcaactggtgtacagattcctgagcctattgggctctatcatatctacacttgaaactgtgtatggagtcagcctccaccacatcacttcctaatgcattccatttgtcaaccactctgacactgaaaaagttctttctaatatctctgtggctcatttgggcactcagtttccacctgtgtcccctagtgcgtgtgccccttgtgttaaatagcctgtctttatctaccctatcaatttctctgagaatcttgtatgtggggatcatgtcccccctaactcttctttcttccagcgacgtgag from Procambarus clarkii isolate CNS0578487 chromosome 32, FALCON_Pclarkii_2.0, whole genome shotgun sequence includes the following:
- the LOC138370481 gene encoding fap1 adhesin-like, with the translated sequence MEYVGMEYVGMEYVGMEYVGMEYVDMEYVGMEYVGMEYVGMEYVGMEYVGMEYVGMEYVDMEYVGMEYVGMEYVGMEYVDMEYVGMEYVGMEYVGMEYVGMEYVDMEYVGMEYVGMEYVGMEYVGMCDCVTGNISDCVTGNISDCVTGNISDCVTGNISDCVTGNISDCVTGNISDCVTGNISDCVTGNISDCVTGNISDCVTGNISDCVTGNISDCVTGNISDCVTGNISDCVTGNISDCVTGNISDCVTGNISDCVAGNISDCVAGNISDCVAGNISDCVAGNISDCVAGNISDCVAGNISDCVAGNISDCVAGNISDCVAGNISDCVAGNISDCVAGNISDCVTGNISDCVTGNISDCVTGNISDCVTGNISDCVTGNISDCVTGNISDCVTGNISDCVTGSISDCVTGSISDCVTGNISDCVTGNISDCVTGNISDCVTGNISDCVTGNISDCVTGNISDCVTGNISDCVTGNISDCVTGNISDCVTGNISDCVTGNISDCVTGNISDCVTGNISDCVAGNISDCVAGNISDCVAGNISDCVAGNISDCVAGNISDCVAGNISDCVTGNISDCVTGNISDCVTGNISDCVAGNISDCVAGNISDCVAGNISDCVAGNISDCVAGNISDCVTGNISDCLIGNISDCVTGNISDCLIGNISDCVTGNISDCVIGNISDCVTGNISDCVIGNISDCVTGNISDCVTGNISDCVTGNISDCVAGNISDCVAGNISD